One Acetobacter ghanensis DNA window includes the following coding sequences:
- a CDS encoding type II secretion system F family protein, giving the protein MNSLLLSGVVFFLLWVAGGVYIYFLLQRQEKRSQRIEESLSAYVVLPKVEEDPLSIYVFSHKINKVLRYFLYRVLNFKVAESSIKNNRNVFIISLSIFAVIFSFCALFVNFTWAFLSIFAWIFCFRFFYTYMGKRYNRKLYDQLPDTIGMLVRDLRVGMPLSRAVQLVSSEASEPTASEFGRVLQDVAIGASVPGAFHAMSQRITLEEYKLLSIVVSLQAESGGTMADIMASLEQTLRSRMEVRRKGYAASGEARMTSYILLGMPIVIGAVLELQNKHYFDPVFTTPNGHYVIWLAAGFWLVGLASIKLLLIKVLG; this is encoded by the coding sequence ATGAATTCTCTCCTGTTATCCGGTGTTGTTTTTTTTCTGTTGTGGGTGGCCGGGGGAGTTTATATTTATTTTCTTTTGCAAAGGCAGGAAAAACGAAGCCAACGGATTGAAGAGTCTCTTTCGGCTTATGTTGTTCTGCCAAAAGTTGAAGAAGATCCTTTAAGTATTTATGTGTTCTCGCACAAAATAAACAAGGTCTTGCGATATTTTTTGTATAGGGTTCTCAACTTCAAAGTTGCGGAGTCTTCTATAAAAAATAACAGGAATGTCTTTATAATCTCTCTTTCAATTTTTGCTGTTATTTTTTCTTTTTGTGCGCTGTTCGTTAATTTCACATGGGCATTTTTGTCAATATTCGCGTGGATATTCTGCTTTCGATTTTTTTATACCTATATGGGCAAACGGTATAACCGAAAGCTGTATGATCAGTTGCCTGATACAATAGGCATGTTGGTGCGCGACCTGCGTGTTGGTATGCCGTTGTCCCGTGCTGTCCAGCTCGTAAGTAGCGAGGCCAGCGAGCCAACAGCCAGTGAATTTGGTCGAGTTTTGCAGGATGTGGCCATTGGGGCCAGTGTTCCTGGCGCGTTTCATGCCATGAGCCAGCGGATTACGCTGGAAGAATATAAACTGCTGTCTATTGTCGTTAGCCTACAGGCCGAGAGCGGCGGCACAATGGCGGATATTATGGCTAGTCTGGAGCAGACGCTGCGCAGCAGAATGGAAGTGCGGCGTAAGGGGTATGCTGCATCGGGCGAGGCCAGAATGACGAGTTACATTCTGCTGGGGATGCCAATTGTTATTGGGGCTGTGCTGGAGTTGCAGAATAAACACTACTTTGACCCGGTATTTACCACGCCTAACGGCCACTATGTTATATGGCTGGCAGCAGGCTTCTGGCTTGTCGGTCTGGCTTCCATCAAACTGTTGCTGATAAAGGTGCTAGGATAA
- a CDS encoding AAA family ATPase encodes MSETRTQISTTPEANESDIRVLALVQSAETESMFIDFIHSVCPDQGEVLRLSLDQSMDYLEKNDVPPYVIVDIGGASDPLTCVRDIAGTVPPSVTLMIVGDRQDVDFYRAITHGFGIAEYLYHPLVQNLVVRFFGGIILHGQKFRSAANGGSFILMTGVRDGVGVSTILANLGWCVAEELKRHTLLVDFNLQSSKLGLLLNAENNSGLQAVLETPDRMDGLLIERSTQVLSDRLHLLAAVGPILNRPRIAPATSKALIEFVRTKFHFIMAESSWRDGDMYLALLEEAQQLIFVLDPTLISIRDTLRALAALPKGSLPTRPIYVLNNYGRPGTLSMEEVCKSLNLQPDVVIPYMPKDFGEAEINGQPLISQNVQFRNAMMLLAQTGLSVHVPGQHSQSGWRGRISALFSKLRRK; translated from the coding sequence GTGTCTGAAACGCGCACGCAGATTTCCACTACGCCCGAAGCAAACGAAAGCGATATTCGTGTCTTGGCATTGGTACAAAGTGCCGAGACAGAAAGCATGTTTATAGACTTCATTCACAGTGTCTGTCCCGATCAGGGGGAAGTGCTACGTCTTTCTCTTGACCAGTCTATGGACTATCTTGAGAAAAATGATGTTCCACCCTACGTCATTGTCGATATAGGGGGCGCCTCGGACCCTCTGACCTGTGTGCGTGATATTGCTGGTACAGTTCCGCCAAGTGTTACCCTCATGATTGTGGGTGACCGGCAGGATGTGGATTTTTACCGCGCCATTACGCATGGTTTTGGTATTGCCGAGTATCTTTACCACCCATTGGTGCAGAATCTGGTTGTCCGCTTTTTTGGCGGCATTATTCTGCATGGTCAGAAGTTCAGGTCAGCGGCCAACGGCGGCAGTTTTATACTTATGACGGGGGTGCGTGACGGGGTTGGGGTTTCGACCATTTTGGCCAATCTTGGCTGGTGTGTTGCCGAGGAACTCAAGCGGCATACGCTTCTGGTTGACTTCAACCTCCAGTCCAGCAAGTTGGGACTTTTGTTGAATGCGGAAAACAACAGTGGTCTTCAGGCTGTTCTGGAAACGCCTGACCGTATGGATGGCCTGCTGATAGAGCGCAGCACACAGGTTCTTTCCGACAGGTTGCATCTGCTGGCCGCCGTTGGGCCTATTCTGAATCGCCCAAGAATTGCTCCGGCAACGTCTAAAGCTCTGATTGAGTTTGTGCGGACCAAATTTCACTTTATCATGGCAGAATCCAGCTGGCGTGATGGAGATATGTATCTGGCATTGCTGGAAGAGGCTCAGCAGCTTATTTTTGTGTTGGACCCTACACTTATTTCTATTCGTGATACGCTGCGTGCTTTGGCGGCGCTGCCAAAAGGGTCTTTGCCAACACGGCCAATTTACGTTTTGAACAACTATGGCCGACCGGGCACATTGTCCATGGAAGAAGTGTGCAAAAGTCTTAATCTGCAACCGGATGTGGTTATCCCTTATATGCCAAAGGATTTTGGTGAGGCAGAAATTAATGGGCAGCCGCTGATTAGCCAGAATGTGCAGTTTCGTAACGCCATGATGCTTCTAGCTCAGACTGGTCTTTCGGTGCATGTGCCGGGTCAGCATAGCCAGAGTGGATGGCGTGGCCGGATTTCTGCATTGTTCTCAAAATTAAGAAGAAAGTAA
- a CDS encoding CpaF family protein — MANEDSGDRVERLRRLQFLQPPAETAPEPLPVIPEEVVEPEPAEQTLTHDQWLMLRGGCLTQLDPALILPLSADQLAHAIERVVDQVATDQRIHLNLREQKEITSELVNDIKGLGPIQPLLEDDQINDILINGPNRVFVERSGKVVVAPVRFRDQRHLMSVCQRIATDMGRRVDESSPMVDARLKDGSRVNIVFPPLALDGPYVSIRKFAKQKIDFAKMVENGSCSESLAKILEIAARIRLNIIVSGGTGSGKTTLLNALSRFIDFGERVITVEDAAELQLQQPHVVRMETRPASLEGRGEVTQRDLVRNALRMRPDRIIIGEVRSAEAFDMLQAMNTGHDGSMSTIHSNNAKDAITRIENMVQMGSMSLPLSAIRTQIVGAVDLIVQIGRQRDGVRRIVQVSDVVGLENDVVVMNDIFRMAFDGEDETGRLKTHYKVSAARPSFFEKLQYCDMDRLWNSALSEARL, encoded by the coding sequence ATGGCTAATGAAGATAGCGGCGATCGCGTTGAACGTTTGAGGCGTCTTCAGTTTTTGCAGCCACCAGCAGAAACAGCCCCAGAGCCATTGCCGGTTATTCCTGAAGAAGTTGTAGAACCAGAGCCTGCGGAACAGACCCTGACGCATGACCAGTGGTTGATGTTAAGGGGGGGCTGCCTGACCCAGCTTGACCCGGCCCTTATTCTCCCTCTGTCAGCAGATCAGTTGGCCCATGCCATTGAACGGGTGGTTGATCAGGTAGCAACAGATCAGCGCATCCATTTGAATCTGCGTGAACAGAAGGAAATCACGTCCGAACTGGTTAACGACATTAAAGGGTTGGGGCCGATCCAGCCTTTGCTGGAAGATGACCAAATCAATGATATTCTGATCAACGGACCAAACCGGGTTTTTGTCGAGCGGAGCGGTAAAGTTGTTGTCGCCCCCGTGCGTTTTCGTGATCAGAGGCATCTGATGTCTGTCTGTCAGCGTATTGCTACAGATATGGGGCGGCGTGTTGATGAATCCAGCCCTATGGTAGATGCGCGCCTTAAGGATGGGTCGCGCGTCAATATTGTGTTTCCTCCACTGGCTCTGGATGGGCCATATGTTTCCATTCGAAAATTTGCAAAGCAGAAAATAGATTTTGCAAAAATGGTGGAAAATGGTTCTTGCTCTGAAAGTCTGGCAAAAATTCTGGAAATTGCTGCCCGAATCAGGCTGAACATTATTGTTTCGGGTGGTACCGGGTCAGGGAAAACCACGCTGCTTAATGCACTTTCCCGTTTTATTGATTTTGGTGAGCGTGTCATTACTGTGGAAGATGCTGCGGAGCTTCAATTGCAGCAGCCCCATGTTGTGCGTATGGAAACGCGCCCCGCATCGCTGGAAGGGCGCGGGGAAGTGACGCAGAGAGATCTGGTCAGAAACGCCCTGCGTATGCGACCAGACCGTATTATTATTGGTGAGGTGCGCTCGGCTGAGGCTTTTGACATGTTGCAGGCCATGAATACGGGCCATGACGGCAGCATGTCCACCATTCACTCCAACAATGCCAAAGACGCCATCACCCGAATAGAAAACATGGTGCAGATGGGCAGCATGTCGTTGCCTCTTTCGGCCATTCGTACGCAGATTGTTGGGGCTGTGGATCTGATTGTCCAGATTGGCCGCCAGCGTGACGGGGTGCGGCGTATTGTGCAGGTGAGTGACGTGGTAGGGCTGGAAAATGATGTTGTGGTGATGAACGACATTTTCCGGATGGCATTTGATGGGGAAGATGAAACCGGACGTCTGAAAACGCATTATAAAGTCTCTGCTGCCCGTCCAAGCTTTTTTGAGAAGCTGCAATATTGCGACATGGATCGTCTGTGGAATTCCGCTCTGTCTGAGGCCAGATTATGA
- a CDS encoding type II and III secretion system protein family protein, translated as MTSGLLDGLCPQAYAAEAGVPSGQIVLAGGAGRVVKLPASATSLFSADPKVAEVRPASPRSFFVFGVAPGNTSIEATSATGDVIARYTVHVVASGYNASLLRQKYGSETPGVTISPSPDGMSIEGQAPDPQAAQKLVDHAKSLAGKDGYVADYMTVPGSIQVNLRVRIVEMDRSLVRELGVEWQNVNALGTSVTVAAATQSPLAAMTTLQSSIGITSRFNVGKTPVTMETVIDALATDGLIHSLAEPNLTAISGQPASFLVGGEYPIPTSSYGGNTNVQFKQYGVSLGFVPTVLADGRINLHVRPEVSALSSDGAVTYQNGSNSVQIPAITVRRADTTVELGSGQSFIIAGLLSDSTKINTTGLPWLGDIPILGALFKSSSFQKNESELVIIVTPYLVAPVDDINSLHTPDEGWVPPTDLERVFLMRQSGTDVRKKRPWQKMDTGDAGFMVE; from the coding sequence ATGACGTCCGGCCTTTTGGATGGGCTGTGCCCACAAGCATATGCTGCGGAGGCGGGCGTTCCTTCCGGGCAAATTGTACTGGCTGGTGGGGCTGGGCGTGTTGTTAAGCTGCCAGCTAGCGCGACCAGTCTGTTTTCGGCCGACCCCAAGGTGGCAGAAGTCCGTCCTGCCAGCCCGCGCAGCTTTTTTGTGTTCGGGGTGGCGCCGGGGAACACAAGCATTGAGGCAACATCGGCCACAGGGGACGTTATTGCTCGTTATACGGTGCATGTTGTTGCATCTGGCTATAATGCCTCTCTACTCAGGCAGAAATATGGCTCTGAGACGCCCGGCGTAACAATCTCACCCTCTCCAGATGGTATGAGTATAGAAGGGCAGGCTCCAGACCCGCAGGCGGCGCAAAAGCTGGTTGATCATGCCAAATCTCTTGCTGGCAAAGATGGCTATGTGGCGGATTATATGACTGTGCCGGGGTCCATTCAGGTCAATCTGCGCGTTCGGATTGTGGAAATGGATCGTTCCCTTGTGCGCGAACTGGGCGTGGAATGGCAGAATGTAAACGCATTGGGTACGTCTGTAACGGTGGCTGCGGCAACGCAGAGTCCGTTGGCCGCCATGACGACCCTACAAAGCAGCATTGGCATTACTTCTCGCTTTAATGTGGGCAAGACCCCGGTCACGATGGAAACGGTGATTGACGCACTGGCGACCGATGGGCTGATCCATAGTCTTGCAGAGCCCAATCTGACGGCCATAAGCGGCCAGCCAGCCAGCTTTCTTGTCGGGGGTGAATACCCTATTCCGACATCCAGCTATGGCGGCAACACCAACGTGCAGTTCAAACAGTATGGTGTGTCGTTGGGTTTTGTTCCAACAGTTCTGGCGGATGGCCGTATTAACTTACATGTTCGGCCGGAAGTCAGTGCTCTGTCCAGCGATGGGGCGGTGACCTACCAGAATGGTTCCAACTCTGTTCAGATTCCGGCCATTACGGTGCGCCGGGCCGATACAACGGTGGAGTTGGGGAGCGGGCAAAGCTTCATTATTGCCGGGTTGTTGTCAGACAGCACAAAAATCAACACAACTGGCCTGCCTTGGCTGGGGGATATTCCCATCCTTGGAGCGCTTTTCAAGTCCAGCAGTTTCCAGAAAAACGAGTCTGAACTCGTTATTATTGTCACGCCTTATCTGGTTGCTCCGGTTGATGACATCAACAGTCTGCACACGCCAGATGAAGGATGGGTACCCCCGACTGACCTTGAGCGGGTTTTTCTGATGCGTCAGAGCGGCACGGATGTCAGGAAAAAACGGCCGTGGCAGAAAATGGATACTGGCGACGCTGGATTTATGGTGGAGTAA
- a CDS encoding Flp family type IVb pilin, whose translation MENFVFRIKQFARGFMQDRKGVTALEYALVAAVLVTVIGYAFAHLGTSLNTAFNDIGSGLTNQASKAASS comes from the coding sequence ATGGAAAATTTCGTTTTTCGTATTAAGCAGTTTGCTCGTGGGTTCATGCAGGACCGTAAGGGCGTTACCGCTCTGGAATACGCTCTGGTCGCTGCGGTGCTCGTGACCGTTATCGGTTATGCTTTTGCTCATCTGGGCACCAGCCTGAACACCGCGTTTAACGACATCGGTTCCGGCCTGACCAACCAGGCTTCGAAAGCCGCTTCGAGCTAA
- a CDS encoding A24 family peptidase, with protein sequence MGGGDVKLIAASSLLFSPSQQLWYIFHIAIAGGVLAAVYLAFRGRLRVPSSRRFGRAVRVECWRIRRGAPLPYAIGIASGFVWTIGRNL encoded by the coding sequence ATCGGCGGAGGAGACGTCAAGCTTATTGCTGCGTCATCTCTCCTGTTTTCGCCTTCCCAGCAGCTGTGGTATATTTTTCATATAGCCATTGCAGGAGGTGTGCTGGCAGCGGTTTATCTTGCTTTCAGGGGGCGCCTGCGTGTGCCATCGTCCCGTCGGTTTGGGCGCGCCGTACGGGTTGAGTGCTGGAGAATTAGGCGTGGTGCACCATTGCCTTATGCTATAGGCATTGCGTCTGGCTTTGTATGGACGATCGGGCGTAATTTATGA
- a CDS encoding DegT/DnrJ/EryC1/StrS family aminotransferase codes for MSSSDNRPIAFLDLAAQQKRMEPVLRQRLEAVLAHCRFVMGPEVTELEERLAAWCGARECVGVSSGTDALQIVMMAEGIGRGDAVFLPAFTYTATAEVPLVLGATPVFVDVDPHTFQIDPAHLQSRIQAVRAEGKLRPRAIVGVDLFGQPAPWAQLRSIAKQEDLFLLADCAQSFGAELAGKPLGREATATTLSFFPSKPLGGYGDGGAILTDDPERAALYRSLRTHGEGTSRYEVLRTGMNGRLDTLQAAVLLAKLESFKDELARRNQIATQYDKGLTGCVQVPVRVADSQSAWAIYAILVGSTAERDALQARLKDKGVPSAIYYPLPLHKQPAYRDHHDGTALPVSEDLAQRILALPIHPELTDQDVARVIAAVRG; via the coding sequence ATGAGCAGTTCAGACAACAGGCCCATTGCGTTTCTTGATCTTGCCGCCCAGCAGAAGCGGATGGAACCTGTGCTCCGTCAGCGGCTGGAGGCTGTTCTGGCGCATTGTCGGTTTGTTATGGGGCCAGAAGTGACCGAGTTGGAAGAACGTCTGGCAGCTTGGTGTGGTGCGCGTGAATGTGTGGGCGTGTCGTCCGGCACAGATGCGCTGCAGATCGTTATGATGGCAGAAGGCATAGGTCGAGGGGATGCCGTGTTCCTGCCTGCCTTTACATATACCGCCACGGCGGAAGTCCCTTTGGTGCTGGGGGCTACGCCTGTTTTTGTGGATGTGGACCCGCATACGTTCCAGATTGATCCAGCCCATTTGCAAAGCCGTATTCAGGCCGTGCGGGCGGAAGGTAAGCTGCGGCCACGCGCCATAGTAGGGGTGGACCTGTTTGGCCAGCCTGCACCATGGGCACAATTGCGCAGCATTGCTAAGCAGGAGGACCTGTTTTTGCTGGCGGACTGTGCCCAGTCTTTTGGGGCAGAGCTGGCGGGCAAGCCATTGGGGCGGGAAGCTACGGCTACAACCCTATCCTTTTTCCCTTCCAAACCTTTGGGCGGGTATGGCGATGGTGGTGCCATCCTGACCGATGACCCGGAGCGTGCGGCCTTATACCGCTCCTTGCGCACACATGGTGAGGGCACCAGCCGGTATGAAGTCCTGCGCACAGGTATGAACGGTCGGCTAGATACCCTGCAGGCTGCGGTGCTGCTGGCCAAACTGGAGAGCTTTAAGGACGAGCTAGCCCGGCGGAACCAGATTGCCACGCAGTATGACAAGGGCCTTACCGGTTGTGTGCAGGTGCCGGTGCGTGTGGCGGACAGCCAGAGTGCGTGGGCTATTTACGCTATTCTGGTGGGGAGCACGGCTGAGCGGGACGCTCTGCAGGCCCGGTTGAAGGATAAAGGTGTGCCTTCAGCTATTTACTATCCCCTTCCATTGCACAAGCAGCCAGCCTACCGAGACCACCACGATGGTACGGCGCTCCCTGTTTCCGAAGATCTGGCGCAGCGTATTCTGGCTCTGCCCATCCACCCGGAACTGACAGACCAAGACGTGGCGCGCGTAATTGCCGCAGTCAGAGGGTAA
- the cpaB gene encoding Flp pilus assembly protein CpaB: MNPRILLIVFLAVGGLGGFLFFRALTRPVVQPKAPPPIPVERVLVATHAFQVGDFVRGDDSFVTKVLPRSELPEGAVKDTKADRKSVHGAVVIGAIEPGNILRSSQVLPVGAPGFLPAALKPNMRAVSIQVTPVSSVGGLVEPGDHVDLILTQSFHSGSAPPSVVARGVAAGVRVIAVDQTFLPPDILSAESGSEGPLHNNKPSVPPAPPTTVTLEVTPEQAVAITVAAEMGHLSLAIQSSHRHDQLLAPEVKDNQVGDVPDFGAKTVGNVSAVNDGGTTVHVYNGTAGSLNVQF, encoded by the coding sequence ATGAACCCTCGCATACTGTTAATTGTATTTCTGGCTGTAGGTGGTCTGGGCGGTTTTCTGTTTTTTCGTGCGTTGACACGCCCTGTCGTACAGCCCAAAGCACCGCCGCCGATTCCTGTCGAGCGGGTGCTGGTTGCGACTCATGCTTTTCAGGTTGGGGATTTTGTGCGAGGCGATGACAGCTTTGTCACGAAGGTTCTGCCGCGTTCCGAACTCCCCGAAGGTGCGGTAAAGGATACAAAAGCCGATCGTAAAAGTGTACATGGTGCGGTGGTAATCGGCGCTATTGAGCCGGGTAATATTTTACGGTCGTCACAGGTTTTGCCAGTGGGGGCTCCGGGGTTTCTGCCTGCGGCGCTCAAGCCCAATATGCGGGCCGTGAGTATACAGGTTACACCTGTAAGCAGCGTAGGTGGACTGGTGGAGCCGGGAGACCATGTGGACCTGATTCTGACGCAGTCTTTTCATTCTGGCAGCGCACCGCCTTCTGTCGTTGCGCGTGGCGTGGCTGCAGGGGTGCGGGTTATTGCTGTCGATCAGACATTTCTGCCTCCTGATATACTGAGTGCAGAAAGTGGGTCTGAAGGTCCGCTTCACAATAATAAACCTTCAGTTCCTCCGGCACCCCCTACGACGGTTACGCTTGAAGTCACGCCAGAGCAGGCTGTTGCCATAACTGTTGCAGCGGAAATGGGGCATCTTTCTCTCGCCATTCAGTCTTCTCATCGGCATGATCAACTGCTGGCCCCGGAGGTTAAGGACAATCAGGTGGGCGATGTGCCTGACTTTGGGGCAAAAACGGTTGGTAATGTTTCAGCTGTGAATGACGGTGGGACAACGGTGCATGTTTATAACGGGACGGCAGGCTCACTTAATGTACAGTTTTAA
- a CDS encoding glycosyltransferase family 87 protein, with protein MGNLSGFRNFFRTAQWITPQRSRLYCLLFLVLISAMIGGLLVTSHSGIDANGKILGTDFISFWAASDLALHGHPADVYQMHAHEAQQLKIFPQASQSGYTAFFYPPLFLLICLPLAVFPYLVSLCLWLSVTGYACWRAVKGFLPEKTSWVFVASFPAIFINILHGQNAFLTCALFAGAVYLLGKRPVVSGIFFGLLCFKPHLALCVPFALTMARQWRALCAFIMTVVVFVLVSWGLFGTATWLGFLQNIPFATATLEKNYVGYGKMVSIFAAVRLLHGSLFVSYFVQAVTAFLVFSVLMYIAFYRRASQATGVMLIITALVVTPFLLDYDLMLLAPVLAWLARQAQLHGFLPYERFLLAFAFLMPLFVRYLALSLNVPVGPVILLAVAYMVARRALGQTTVCLPRGVAVSPV; from the coding sequence ATGGGAAACCTGAGCGGGTTTCGTAATTTTTTTAGAACCGCACAGTGGATTACCCCGCAGAGAAGCCGGTTGTATTGTCTGCTTTTTCTTGTGCTCATCAGCGCCATGATCGGGGGGCTTCTGGTTACGTCCCATTCGGGTATTGATGCGAACGGGAAAATTCTGGGAACCGACTTTATAAGCTTCTGGGCTGCGTCCGACCTCGCCTTGCATGGTCATCCTGCCGATGTTTACCAGATGCACGCCCATGAGGCGCAACAGTTAAAAATTTTTCCGCAGGCCAGTCAGTCTGGCTATACGGCTTTTTTCTATCCCCCCTTATTTCTTTTAATCTGTTTGCCGCTAGCGGTTTTTCCGTATCTTGTCTCTTTGTGTCTCTGGTTGTCTGTTACAGGGTATGCCTGCTGGCGGGCGGTTAAGGGGTTTTTGCCGGAGAAGACATCATGGGTATTTGTGGCCAGCTTTCCGGCAATTTTTATCAATATTCTGCATGGTCAGAATGCCTTTTTAACCTGCGCACTTTTTGCTGGAGCGGTTTATCTGTTGGGTAAAAGGCCAGTTGTTTCTGGCATATTTTTTGGTTTGCTCTGCTTTAAGCCACATCTTGCCCTATGTGTGCCTTTTGCGCTGACCATGGCGCGGCAATGGCGGGCACTGTGTGCATTCATAATGACCGTTGTTGTGTTTGTTCTGGTGAGTTGGGGTTTGTTCGGAACCGCAACATGGCTCGGTTTTCTTCAGAACATCCCGTTTGCCACCGCAACGTTGGAAAAAAACTATGTGGGATACGGCAAGATGGTCAGCATTTTTGCCGCTGTCCGGTTGCTGCATGGTAGTCTTTTTGTGTCTTACTTTGTGCAGGCCGTTACTGCGTTTCTTGTTTTTTCGGTTTTAATGTACATTGCGTTTTATAGAAGAGCGTCTCAGGCAACCGGGGTCATGCTCATTATTACCGCATTGGTGGTGACGCCTTTCCTGCTGGATTATGACCTGATGCTTCTGGCTCCGGTTCTTGCGTGGCTTGCACGGCAGGCTCAGTTGCACGGTTTTCTGCCCTATGAACGCTTTTTACTGGCCTTTGCTTTTTTAATGCCTCTGTTCGTGCGGTATCTGGCGCTTTCTTTGAACGTGCCGGTCGGGCCGGTTATCCTGCTGGCTGTCGCCTATATGGTGGCGCGGCGTGCTCTGGGGCAAACAACTGTTTGCTTGCCACGTGGCGTTGCTGTCTCGCCGGTATAG
- a CDS encoding nucleoside-diphosphate sugar epimerase/dehydratase — protein sequence MLSYRPPFQHSYPRLWPLNRMAGNIVLDGALAAVAAPLARWLAAPQDGLLHPLWFLAGGSISLVVSGLPFRIPQQYWRFSGVSDLLGIAGASVASAVLFSLGLVLSGFPLPSETFPIIYALVLLVLLGGLRVSYRLAHRIAARQANQKQVVLIGSDTVADLYLSALDRSQDMNISIIGLVGVGTRQAGQRIQNVPILGHVEDIASVLERMRKMATLPEALVVTDPAFRGRALSRVLDVAAEYGIAVLRTPVMTDLTPADHVQLRPIPLEDLLNRPQVPLDHAGMERLIRGRTVLVTGAGGTIGSELARQIAGLGPARLVLLDHGEFALWQIDVGLTECAPDIPRHMVVADVRDENRIDAVMAHFRPDLVFHAAALKHVPIVEANPTEGLLTNVQGTRVVADAAARNGVAAMIVISTDKAVNPSSLMGASKRAAEMYCQALDVQARASGQDGAMRCITVRFGNVLGSTGSVVPLFRRQLERGGPLTVTHPEMCRYFMTVPEAVGLVLQASVRGMSGKGESGTDDLLRHGGIFVLDMGEPVKIVDLARQIVRSAGLKPDEDVAIQFTGLRAGEKLYEELFHGREAPVPTDAPGLLMATPRVVELADVRAAVDQLTAYARQNNVQAALQTLHLLVPEFDHNPNGEVRARASTGAKSSGVVQDAQIKADGTEQMAP from the coding sequence ATGCTCTCGTACCGTCCACCGTTCCAGCATTCCTATCCAAGATTGTGGCCGTTGAACAGGATGGCCGGGAACATCGTGCTTGATGGTGCGCTGGCAGCGGTGGCGGCGCCTCTGGCGCGTTGGCTGGCTGCCCCGCAGGATGGTCTGCTTCACCCGCTGTGGTTTCTGGCCGGGGGGAGTATCTCGCTGGTGGTGAGTGGTCTGCCATTCAGGATACCGCAGCAATACTGGCGCTTTTCCGGTGTTTCGGACCTGTTGGGCATTGCGGGCGCATCGGTTGCCAGTGCGGTGTTGTTCTCTCTGGGGCTGGTTCTGTCAGGCTTTCCGCTACCCAGCGAGACATTTCCCATTATCTACGCGCTGGTTTTGCTGGTCCTGTTGGGCGGCCTGCGTGTGTCTTACCGTTTGGCGCACAGAATCGCCGCGCGGCAAGCTAACCAGAAACAGGTTGTGTTGATTGGGTCGGACACCGTGGCCGACCTGTATCTGAGTGCGCTGGACCGTAGCCAGGATATGAATATCAGCATTATCGGGCTGGTGGGAGTTGGCACCCGTCAGGCAGGGCAGCGGATTCAGAATGTGCCGATTCTGGGGCATGTTGAAGATATAGCGTCTGTTCTTGAACGTATGCGCAAGATGGCGACCTTGCCTGAGGCGCTGGTTGTAACGGACCCGGCGTTTAGGGGGCGTGCGTTAAGCCGTGTGCTGGACGTGGCGGCGGAGTACGGCATTGCCGTGCTCAGAACACCCGTTATGACGGATCTGACCCCGGCGGACCATGTGCAGTTGCGGCCCATTCCGCTGGAGGATTTGCTAAACCGCCCACAGGTGCCGCTCGACCATGCGGGTATGGAGCGGTTGATCCGGGGCCGTACGGTTCTGGTTACGGGGGCTGGCGGCACCATTGGGTCTGAACTGGCACGTCAGATTGCCGGGTTGGGACCTGCCCGCCTTGTTCTGCTGGACCACGGTGAATTTGCGCTCTGGCAGATTGATGTCGGGCTGACAGAATGCGCGCCGGACATTCCACGCCACATGGTTGTCGCTGATGTGCGTGATGAAAACCGGATTGATGCCGTGATGGCGCATTTTCGGCCAGACTTGGTGTTCCATGCGGCGGCACTCAAGCATGTCCCAATTGTGGAGGCTAACCCAACGGAGGGACTGCTGACTAACGTGCAAGGCACACGCGTTGTGGCAGATGCCGCCGCTCGCAACGGTGTTGCCGCCATGATTGTGATTTCGACCGATAAGGCCGTTAATCCGTCCAGTCTGATGGGGGCGTCCAAGCGCGCGGCAGAAATGTACTGTCAGGCGTTGGATGTGCAGGCCCGTGCCAGCGGGCAGGATGGCGCCATGCGTTGTATTACGGTCCGGTTTGGTAATGTGCTGGGGTCAACCGGTTCGGTCGTGCCCTTGTTCCGGCGGCAGTTGGAGCGGGGTGGTCCGCTGACCGTTACCCATCCAGAGATGTGCCGCTACTTTATGACCGTGCCAGAGGCTGTAGGCCTTGTGTTGCAGGCCAGTGTGCGTGGGATGTCCGGTAAGGGAGAGAGTGGTACGGACGACCTGCTCCGGCATGGCGGCATTTTTGTGCTGGATATGGGTGAGCCCGTTAAAATTGTTGATCTGGCACGCCAGATTGTGCGGTCTGCGGGCCTTAAACCGGATGAGGATGTGGCCATTCAGTTTACCGGCCTGCGTGCGGGAGAAAAACTGTACGAGGAGCTGTTCCACGGGCGGGAGGCTCCGGTGCCGACCGATGCGCCGGGCCTGCTTATGGCAACCCCCCGCGTGGTTGAACTGGCGGATGTGCGGGCGGCGGTGGACCAGCTTACGGCTTATGCCCGGCAGAACAACGTGCAGGCTGCTTTGCAAACTCTCCACTTGCTGGTGCCCGAATTCGATCATAACCCCAATGGGGAAGTGCGGGCCCGGGCTTCGACTGGTGCAAAATCCTCCGGTGTTGTACAGGATGCACAGATAAAGGCCGATGGTACGGAGCAGATGGCACCATGA